The genome window ATCATCCTTTCCAAATGAACACGTCAAATGATGGAAGTGCACCAAAccgaaaaaaaaatatatatatatccattcatattttatttaaaaaaattaaatttctaaactcactaatatatatatatccattcatATGTTCAAAGCTTCCTGGAAATCGCCCAACCTCACTAATTGGCAATTATTTGGTCCACACACACCACGTGTAttgatgagaaaaataaataaagaaaaatggCGTGTAGCTGCACTGATTTACAAACATCtctaaaatatttaagaaaaagcaaaaagcaaaatggCGTGTGTGAAACCAAATTAATCGTTGTGGAAAGATATGGGTAAGTCATTCAGGTCGTTCGTTATGGGCCACACAAATAACCatccaattttaaaaataaaaaagaaatcatTGACCATTGACTGGCAGGCAGTCTAAGAATGAATAAATAAAGCCCTCCATGCAGTCTAACATTATCTGCAATTCCAATGGCCATCTCTTTACAGAACCTGTGCGtgcttttcatttcattttttgttgtgttttcccCCCTTTCTCTTTCTGTGTCCAATGCATGTCCTTCCCATGAATCTGATGCCCTCCTTCGCTTCAAAGCCCCCTTCAATGACTCTCGCGGCTCACTCTCTTCGTGGGTAAATGGAACCGACTGTTGCAGCTGGAAAGGCATATCCTGCGACAATCACACCAACCATGTTGTCTCTGTTCGATTACTCTTCCTTCACGGTGTCATATCTGAAAGCCTGTGCCGACTTCGTTTTCTCACATCACTGGAGATATATAATGTAACAGGTACTACCACTCTTCCTCCCTGTTTGGGAAATCTCACTTACATGGAATTTCTACATTTATCTTCTAATGAATTGAGTGGGATGATTCCATCTTCCCTTTGTTTGCTCACCCGACTTACATACCTTGATCTTAGTGAGAATATGTTCAATGGAAGCATACCTTCCTGTTTGGGCAACCTTTCTTCTTTAACTACGCTTCATCTTAGTGCCAATATGTTCAATGGAAGCATACCTTCCTATTTGGGCAACCTTTCTTCTTTAACTAGTCTTCAACTTGAATACAACCAACTCAGTGGAAGCATACCGGCTTCTCTGGGTAATCTTTCATCTCTTTCTTATCTTGACCTTTCCGGGAATGAATTAAGTGGGAGTATACCAGATTTTCTTGGAAGCCTTTCTTCTTTAAATGAACTTCACCTTGGATACAATCAACTGAACGGTATCATCCCATATTCCTTGGGCAACCTCTCTTTACTGTTGTCTGTCGGTGTTAGCAATAACAACCTAACTGGGACCGTTCCCCCTTCATTTGCTCGGCTTTCCTCCCTCGATAGTTTCTATGCTCATGGCAATCATTTCAATGAAACCATCTTTCCATCGTCATTTCCAGCTTCCTTAAAAGTTCTGACCCTGTCATTAAAACAGTCGGTTCCAGAAACTTTCTTTAACAACCTTACAAACCTTTGGGGTTTGTCATTATCCGATTGCGTGCTAAATATTAGCAAAACCTGGATTCCACCCTTTCAGTTATCCCAGTTACAATTAGTGTCATGTATGATTGACGGTGAAGTTCCACCATGGCTTTCAACACAATTCTCGCTTGAAGGGCTGGAATTAGTTAACACTGGTCTAGTGGGACAAATTCCCTCTTGGCTATGTGAAACCAGTCCTATGTTGCGCACTCTAAATCTTTCAGGAAATCATTTAGAAGGAAGTTTatttttgaatgcttcaatatgcatGCACCTAGAAATTCTAGATGTGTCTAGAAATAAATTGAGTGGGCCCATCCCATCTATGTGCTCTCCTAGTATGGCAACATTGACTCTGAGAGACAATTTGTTCAGTGGCAATATTCCTGTGAGTTTGTCCAAATGCTCTTCCCTCATAGTCTTAAATTTGGGAAATAATAGTTTGGAAGGAACCTTACCACATGAGTTCAGTCAGTTAAGTGAATTATACTCATTAGTTGTTCATAATAATAAGCTCAAAGGATCATTGCCCTCCTCAATAGCAAATTGTTCAGAGTTACAAGTTCTTGATATTGGGAATAATTTATTTGGAGAAGAAATACCATCATCACTTAAAAATCTTTCAATGCTGAGAGTATTGGTGATGAAGGGGAATAATTTTACAGGTAGCATTCCTCCAGAGCTTGGTCAATTAACGAATCTTCAGATTTTACTTCTTTCTTCCAATAATATCTCAGGTCCAATTCCACACACAATTGTATTGTTGCAAGCAATGATGATAGAAAGCCAAGATGGTTATCTATTGTCCAATCCTAATACTAAAGAATTATATCATGATGGAATTGATATGACTTTGAAAGGCACGGATCAGCAGTACACATATATTCTTTCTACTCTCACATGCATAGATCTCTCAAACAATAAACTGGAGGGAGAAATTCCTTTTAATTTTGGAAAATTGAAGGGGTTGAGGCTTCTAAACCTTTCAATGAACAACTTGAATGGGACCATTCCAAATAGTTTGGGAGAAATGAGACAGTTGGAGGAACTGGACCTTTCAAGAAATCATTTTTCTGGACAAATTCCTGCAAAGCTTGAATCTCTAAGTTATTTGGGCTCACTGAATTTATCAAACAACAATCTTTCAGGAAGTATACCACAAGGACGACATATAACTGGTACATTTGGAGAATCCTCTTATTCAGGGAATCCAAATTTATGGGGCTGCCCCTTACCCCAAAATTGTTCTTGGCCACAATTTGTTGCCCCTCCTCCTCTAGTTTTAGTAAACAAAGGAAAGAAAATCATTGAATATCCATGGTATAAGATAGCAGTGGGACTATCATATGGAGCAGCTTTTGGAGGGATAATTTCATTGATTGTGTTAAAAATCAATTGGAGAAGGAAGTACTTCAATAAAATTGATACAATCTTGAAGTTTTTATTTCCATGGATGAAGAATTGGACACTATGAAGGGATGGATCTATAATTTATTGAAATGTTAGAGGTGAACTCTAGTGTTCCCTATTGTTTGAAGTATCTATCATAGGTCAAAATATTATAAAGCTAAAATGTAAAGGAGACTACTATAATCTTTTTCAAGACAAATTTTCATTGGCTCTTATATATGTAGATTGTTTATGttatctcaaaattgaataattaaacatattttatttgttattaaTATAAAATTTTGTGTATAGGAATTTGTTTATGGTCAAGATGAGATTTCTTGCTCCATGTCTCTCGCTACAGTTGGTAGCCTCACTCAACATAATATTCTATAAAGGTTTATTATTTGTTCTAAATCAAGACTATACTAGATAATAAATCTTTGTATCACAATTTTTACAATTCTCTAATTTATTGCACATAGTTTTAAAAAGGACCTACTTGCAATAAAAAGTTCTTGTACTTCTCTAAAGAAAAGAaagctttaatttttttaaaatagctattttttttcaaaattgtaaaagaaagaatgtttgatgaacaCATGATGTACCACTAGCAATATAGttctaaaaaaaaattgagttgTAAATGATATATAAAAGGTTGATAGTTTTTTGTTTACTAAAAATGAATGAAATATCTTTCTTCTTCACTCAAAAACACCAAATATATCCCCACTTTCATTTCACAATGTTGTACATTTATAGGTTCTTGTTACCCATTAAATAATCACCttgtttatttcttttttttttttctaaaaattatagAAGAATTCTATTATAATACTTTAATTgttgaatgaatatttaattaGCCACAAGCTTATACCATGTATTTTGGAGTAGTTTTTGAGATATTAGAAAATCATTGTGACTCAATATTATAGTTCcatgttaaaataaatattaatattatatctACTTCAATCTTGCTTGTATATCCAAAGATATTATAAAATAAGATGATCATATATTAATTTTCAATATATGACTAAAACCTTTAATATTGTTGAATACTTGAGGGCATTCCAATTTAGATATGTATGTTTGGCATATGCTACTTGATCAATTGATCGCatgtaaaaaataaaagaaacatggtTATTAACTATTACTCATAAAATATTAGGAATGTATTTaagatttaataatttttaattaattaaaatattttgacTAATATAGACGTGGCTTTTTTTTTTTGGAGAGGGGGAGGGGTGCAAAGGGCCAAGGCCAGAAAAGATAAGACTAATATAGATGtgttacttaatcaaaacaacatAGAAACTGATTCTACTTGGTGCATTTCTCAATTTCAACCTACAATTTATGAAATTCTCATACCTTTAACCCCCTTTGTATCTTTAAAAGTGATAGCTATTACTTCCATACAATCATTAGCACATTTACTAAAGAttaaaatgcatattttacatggAATATCTGCATATTTTATATGACCAAATGTAAAAAGGACGTGTAGCCCTAAGGTGAAAATGCATATTTTATGTATGGAATATCTGCCACATAAATAGATGAACCCTCAATAGATTCCATCTAAAACTACATAGTATTGCATGATTCTATGATACAAATTAGACCCATGTAGGATTCCATAAAACATCCTATGACCAATGCCAATGAGACTTCTTGAACCACGTGtcccaattatttataaatttattcttTCGCATGTGACATGTTGTTAGAAATACTagtcttagttgtcattgatgtgaaaccCGATGATCTGGATTGGTTTAGATGTTATGCCAAACAGTGGAAGCTAGGTACATGTATGATGTGATGCAGAATAGTGGAAGATATGTATGTATGATGTGATGGAAAACAATAAAAGATAAGTATGTATGATGTAGATGACAAATCCTAGTTGTTGTTGATGTATTGCAGATATATTTTTGCTTCGGAAATATGTATTGTCAGTATGAGGATACGTTTATCTTGATATGATAGATTTGGTGATCGGTTGTAGCAAGTGGTTTCATGCTCTAGTCGttcatgggtgaactcacaatactagttcccattttttgaccaactttgactcttagatgaacattttaaaaAAATCCTTCGCTTTCCGACacttataacttttaaaccgttaagaatttgtagatgatgtaaactagtgatttgtaacatcttgtctacagattctaaatatatttttttcaatttttttgaagaaaattgtattgatttttccatctccctcaaaaagtactTTTtatagaaaacaattttttttaagagtgacgtgcaTACCAAAACACatcttttttttctataaatgataaaaaacaaaTTCTTTCAAATTTTCGTTTGTAACATAAATACccaaggcatgcagttggtttgatagtgatctatgttgaatatttttcattttattaagttttgaagtcagactaattataatttagatataggtgtatgtttgaacacataacttgttctatatatatcaaaattcacttttttttgtttgaaagaagacatcaatacctagggtatagatatttttcagaattcttTTGAATTATAATCAAGAGaccatttttggatttgattgtgtgaaagatttttgcatcCAGAAATACTCTCTtgattatatgatggattgtggaaatctcttagaactcttttgaattagtttactattttttcgaatgcattgaacaaagaagttcatgttcggtgaaaaacctatatctggtaaaatttaaaaaataagattATAATAAACTTACAATGTAACAAAATTATAGTCGATAAAAAGCTTGCTTCAAGGAAGTTACTATCCTATATTTTGGGTTGTCACGATTCTCTTATTTGAGCCTTCAAcgagaggtttgaaggccaaaatttaTCAAAAGTCTGAAGAGATTGGGGGAGATATGCCTAGAAAGGGGGTTCGAATGAACACCCCTTCGAGCGAAGCTGGTTCGAATGAACCCCCCATAGTTCGCTCGAACCCATGTTCGTACGAACATGGAAGGCACAAACCATTATAAAAATTTTTTAATAGGGGTTCACTTGAAGGGGGGATTCGAGGAAACCCCTTTAAGTATAATATTTGATTGGGTTCAAATGAACCCAATTTCAGGTTTGGGTTCATTTGAACCCCAACATGAAATGGGGTTCGTTCGAACCCCCATGGGTAGTTTGAGTGAATGCCACTAGTTCGTGTGAACCACCTTAAATTTTTTTTCCCACACCCATGATTTTCCTTTGAGAGTAAAAGTGGGAACCCTATTGTGAATCAACCCTCATGCAGTCTGACAGTGTTAATTTAGCTTATTTTAGAAGTGTATTCCTTTGCATTTGAGTCTTAATGCACCTATGGTAGTGCAATTATGATATGATTGTTGTCATTATTTGAGTTTGTTGTATTAGTGGTTTTGGTGCTCCAGAAGTCATGCTCTAGATTTTGTGCTCTAGAAGTGAATTCAGTTATGCAGTGTTGAGAAGTTTTATGTGCTCCGGTTTCTTTATTTTTGATGATAATCTTTTAATGATTCATTATGGTTTATAGGCTTTTTATGAATAATTAACTAGAATAGATGAATTAACCACTAGAATTCAATTCTAAGTGAGAAAATCCGATACATGACAATGAAATAGAATAAAAATCAATAGAATGAATAACGATCTAATGAAAACTCCCTCTATTTATTTGaatcatggcttccatttctcttctccaataTTATGTTGTGTGGCTCTTAGTGTTGCATTGGAGTACCTGCATAAGGATgacacaataatttcaaagatagtGGTTAATAAAAATTAGGAGAAatgggttgaatttatagattttggaggatgagaatggatggttgagattaattCTGGAACATAATTGATTAATGGCTGAGATTCCATGAGATAAAACTAATTGGGAGTTAaaatcatttgattgatgagtaaACTAGATTGATTGATCAGTAAACTGAGTTGATTGGTCTGTTAACTAAATTGATTGCTCTGTTCTGAAAAGTTGATTGAGAGTTGAAAAAGGTGTCTGAGGAGTTAACCAAGCTAACTAGGGAGATGACTAAATAGATTGCTTAATTGACTAAATTGATTATCCAGTTAGACTGAAAGTCAGCGAGAGTTAGAATTTCAACATATGCTGTGGGATTTTGagataaatttcaaatttcatttttattttaatttgaatttggattttcaaaaaggGAAATGCATatgtaattaattgaaatttggTGACATTGAAATTTGGAGAAATTGAAAtttggattagaagaatgaattagataattaaataatttaaagaaactatttaattatgtgaaattgaatataattaaataataaagattatttaattaaaggattaaattgctattaattaaataataaatatttaattaattttaagaaataGCTAAATGGTTAAATGACGAAGATTAGTAATTTTAGATAAATGTGATGATTAGAATTAATTTAGaataatttaattagtttaattaaataattaaataattatttaattaataagatgaataattagtgcaaattaatgagacatttctaggtgtctacatttgtccctctttgagacaatgttgaaccaacgttgtttcaaagaaaatgaaaattttcttgtCCCAGTGTGCCCCGACaatgcttagggtgtaaatatggtAAGATGCCCCCTCAAgatattgtttgtgcattaaagccATGACAAATCTCTCAAAACAAGAAGAATGTTATATTAAAGATAGAAGAGTAGTTGGTTGATGACATGAATGGGTTTGATTAGGTAGGAGAAATGGTTGGAGTGATTTTGTAGATTGATCGATTGATGATTGATAGAATTTGTCGGATTGATAAGATAAAGATCAAGTCTtgtttcaagaaggacacatcctatataagacaaagatgatcaaaacgtccagtttcaggaaggatacatcttgtataagacaaagatagatgaccacatctagtttcaagaaggacacatcctCTATAAGATGAATGATAAatgaaagttggatgaatgattaagatattagtaagaagtgaagaatgtcAGGAGATGGTATTTATTGATGGATAGAATATTTGATTTGAGGAAATGATTTGAGATGGAGTTAGAATGAATGAGAAGATGAGTTAAAGAGATTGGAAAAGATATAACCATGACTTCTTGTGCCTTTATTTTTTTAGGATCTTATGTTTGTAGTattggtgctttgcagagttcagtattttctcaggtatattctggtgtgattagatcttgatctGAGTCTTTGGGATACTATTTGGGATGGATTTGTGTtgtcattttagatggttcatgattttctactctgcaagttatctttattCATGACAGTTGCTAGTTGGTTGTGCTCTTGagttttcagatgttgatcgatgaagatttgaaagatggTGTTTTTGTGGCTATTGCTGATGATTCCAATGTACTTATTGGTGTTTCTTAATTATTTCCTATTTGTTTACtgatttgcattgatcgttgtgtgagttgtTGGTGATTTTAATGATCCGATGATttgcatttggaaatttgatttaggtccatgttatgtcatgtatatcattatgttggtctggtggttgatgtttgtatcgtgtgatgtaattttataattgtgagttaatggtttagtcgaccttgttgtcaaggtttatgaattgtatatataggtgtcacattcatgtaatttaggtattgatCTGGTGTCTGCATTATCACAGAGTGGTGTACGTGTCAACAAGTGATTCATCATTTagcattgtgattgagtagagattggtgttgcagagcagacaattatgcttaaccataattgtcatcaggcattagcagatgttattattgtagttcatctcttccgaattgtagtctaaattttgttgtaagttagtgagacttccctaagcattgtagccttctgggtcattgtatttgagtagtgagctctaggcagtgtgcctaaatgcatgtgcattccccattgtaatatttacacatactattgtagagtatcatcttactgtggatatggtgaaaactgattcaacccccctttcAGGTTTCTCTCATTGTTtttgccaacaagtggtattagaactAGATCCTATAGAAGAAGCCtgactgcttgaggagattcgggatggAAATTGgtggtgttatctttaagaaggagagttcgcgatttgatggaagtaactatgatatatggaagaaccaaatggaggtgtatttgagatgtcttggagaagattattggaagatcacaaagaatacttattatgttcctcataatggactaATTATTgctgatgagattaaggaagctgaaaataacattagagctaaggaaacaTTGCTAAatgccctgactgattcagagatgactaatgtaatgggacttcagtcTGCACATGatatctaggagaagcttgagaccctatatgaaggagataaacaagtgcaAGTTTCTTAGTTGCAGATCtcgaaagggaaatatgagatgctaagatgggagaagatgagaacatacactcttttatggctaaggtgaatgaccttgtcctaggtatcagatgtgcatGTGGAACccttgaataagatgaaattgttACTAAGGTGATGAGATAATTTCCTccatcttataaacataaggtagctactattgatgagatccagagtgtgactaatATGATGAGATATGCTGGTTgggaagattgttgcatttgaactgagcaaGTTTGGAGAATCATATGGAAAATCTGAGACAACATTTATAGAATCAACATTTGTATTTGGAAactagaagtatgatcctgatgagtgaaaaatatatagatatgagagagagagagagagagagatggaaaagaaagaaagagaattggatgagcttgaagaattgattgcctgaagattgcctaaaggagttggtaagtatgatggaaaattgcctctgaaatgtttctcttgtaataagataggatagtTTTCTTCTAAATGCCTAGAGAGAATACCTAaatatgacaggcatgataagtttgataagcatgatataaatgatagatatgagaagcatgagaagtatgataagccttataagtctaaccagaagtataggaatcagaagaactattattatactgctgatgaaggtgttacaaatgaagaatgaaAAGGAGAcgaagttgtgtttattgtcattaaagaaTATAGATTggtacttgttgattccacaagctatattattgaggagaaagctttggctactaaatttgaagagaaagatgaataggtgattgacaagggttgttcacatcatatgaatggtgataaaagacaatttgtgagcatggaaagatatgatgatggaatagtaagatttggagatgacaaagcttgtgcaatccatggtagaggtgctatttcttttgatggtaagcataacactgaagatgtcttgtatgttgaaggtttgaagcataatcttttgagtgttggacagatggttgataaaggttatgatttgcaattcaagaatgaaaattgCAAGATCCTAAATCCCATTTTTGTAAAAGCAAATTTTTAACTAACCAAATGTGAAATTCTATTTACTTATACGAAATTCTATTTACTTATGCAAAATTTTATTTACGAATGCAAAATTCTATTTAtgaatgaaaaatttaatttatgAATGTGGAATAAAATATTTATGAATGTGAAATTGATAGTGAAATGCAACATAAAATCTAAACCAATGCGAAATTTTGATGACACGATTGTGAAATTTTGGGCACACATGAGAAAATCCATACTGAGCACCTGCAAAAACATTTAAAATGAACAAAATATCAGTTGTTGTAAGATTCTTGTCTGTTATACCATTTGTTTTATTGGATTTTTATGCATAATTTACTAGGATAGATGAATTAACCACTAGAATTCAATTCTAATCAAGAAAATATGATAAATGACAATGAGATAGAATCAAATTTAATAGAATGAATAACTATCGAATGAAAACTGCCTCTAGTAATTTGaatcatggcttccatttctcttctccaataTTGTGTTGTATGGCTCTTAATGTTTTACTGGACTACCTACATAAGGATGgcacaataattttgaagataatggTTAAGAAAAATTAGGAGAAATGAGCCTAATTTATAGATTCTGGAGGATGAGAATGGATGATTGAGATTCATTCGGGAACAaaattgatcaatggttgagatttctTGAGAAAAAAATGATTGGGAGTTAAACTCGTCTGATTAATGAGTCAACTGAATTGACTGATCAGTGAACTAAGTTGATTGGTATGTTAATTGAATTGATTGCTTTGTTCTGAAAACCTGATTGagagttgaaaaaggtgattgaggagttaactaaGTTACCTGGGGAGATGATTGGATAGATTGCtcagttgactgaattgattgccCAGTCAGTCTGAAAGGCAGTGGGAGTtagaatttcaacatgtgttgtaggatttttagataaatttcaaatttcatttttatttcaatttgaatttttgaaaagggaaatgcacatgtaattaattgaaatttggggaaatttgaaattaaaatttggatTAGAAGGATGAATTAGTtaactaaataatttaaataaattatttaattatgtgaaattcaatttaattaaataacaaagattatttaattaaaggattaaattgtaagtaattaaataataatat of Cryptomeria japonica unplaced genomic scaffold, Sugi_1.0 HiC_scaffold_1251, whole genome shotgun sequence contains these proteins:
- the LOC131873220 gene encoding LRR receptor-like serine/threonine-protein kinase RGI5, which produces MAISLQNLCVLFISFFVVFSPLSLSVSNACPSHESDALLRFKAPFNDSRGSLSSWVNGTDCCSWKGISCDNHTNHVVSVRLLFLHGVISESLCRLRFLTSLEIYNVTGTTTLPPCLGNLTYMEFLHLSSNELSGMIPSSLCLLTRLTYLDLSENMFNGSIPSCLGNLSSLTTLHLSANMFNGSIPSYLGNLSSLTSLQLEYNQLSGSIPASLGNLSSLSYLDLSGNELSGSIPDFLGSLSSLNELHLGYNQLNGIIPYSLGNLSLLLSVGVSNNNLTGTVPPSFARLSSLDSFYAHGNHFNETIFPSSFPASLKVLTLSLKQSVPETFFNNLTNLWGLSLSDCVLNISKTWIPPFQLSQLQLVSCMIDGEVPPWLSTQFSLEGLELVNTGLVGQIPSWLCETSPMLRTLNLSGNHLEGSLFLNASICMHLEILDVSRNKLSGPIPSMCSPSMATLTLRDNLFSGNIPVSLSKCSSLIVLNLGNNSLEGTLPHEFSQLSELYSLVVHNNKLKGSLPSSIANCSELQVLDIGNNLFGEEIPSSLKNLSMLRVLVMKGNNFTGSIPPELGQLTNLQILLLSSNNISGPIPHTIVLLQAMMIESQDGYLLSNPNTKELYHDGIDMTLKGTDQQYTYILSTLTCIDLSNNKLEGEIPFNFGKLKGLRLLNLSMNNLNGTIPNSLGEMRQLEELDLSRNHFSGQIPAKLESLSYLGSLNLSNNNLSGSIPQGRHITGTFGESSYSGNPNLWGCPLPQNCSWPQFVAPPPLVLVNKGKKIIEYPWYKIAVGLSYGAAFGGIISLIVLKINWRRKYFNKIDTILKFLFPWMKNWTL